A DNA window from Paenibacillus sp. HWE-109 contains the following coding sequences:
- a CDS encoding DEAD/DEAH box helicase encodes MISLSQIHISLERFPRGSFVCYGETEEANIVPGYRLRKLLFAWHERSFYGNQLKQVHSSRGEGIELSPYMTMDYLAEPGVLLHAKLSWDAGVLLMQQAALIYKEALAEGWYMPSFEEWREGRIGWKLNLPDEKMDEFQQLLSEKRVNETFWRQWFDDIVGEMLHQNPDSEISTMWRGLVAGNLLLRTSDPDFDMARAHASWMQEKDWLLAIGWTQDNTPYRICVQLVEPYAETYVDGTTTAKDNGADWRLRFIAQDRKDANRIVEFSSAGNSLSGQVPAAWKETMEMSIQAQTERLLRILPQLESEFQIGKINEQLSDDQAWEFLTVWSLQLVAAGISIFLPSWWEELQRLRPQLKAKLKSSVGTRKAMFGMDQIIQFDWRVALGGVILSEEEFVELAEQKKRLIYIRGKWVQLDPVYLEQIKATMRQMEKKKGLSFREVLEMHLIDSGEQEEADADSGQSAKEEKAEMKVRVELNSSLKTLLKQLNQTKSIPLVERIEGLEADLRHYQQEGVSWLLFLRKIGLGGCLADDMGLGKTIQFIAYLLAMESGSTPSLLICPTSVLGNWQKELERFAPGLKIHLHYGAQRARGEEFEASIQGADLVITSYNIAQLDEKELSSVSWDALCLDEAQNIKNVYTKQSQAIRGLNAVQRIALTGTPIENRLTELWSIFDFINPGYLGTLKHFTHQYAGPIENSEEDSPLLSARVQRLVRPFLLRRVKKDPAIQLDLPDKYESKAYVALTPEQGALYENVVQSLMEKIDSVDGIEKKGLILAALMKLKQVCDHPSLFLKDGVGVGAGAGGGTAGTGAARSAKLERLLEMIDELRSEGGSCLIFTQFVEMGHLLQARIAQERGEPVQFLHGGLSKAKRDALIARFQDATLPAEERCHIFILSLKAGGTGLNLTAANHVFHYDRWWNPAVENQATDRAFRIGQTRDVQVHKFVTLGTLEERIDEMITRKKGLSDQLIGTGENWVTEMSTGELRELFVLRREWMEK; translated from the coding sequence ATGATCAGCTTGTCACAGATTCATATCAGTCTGGAAAGGTTTCCTAGAGGGAGCTTCGTCTGCTACGGAGAAACAGAAGAAGCCAATATTGTTCCAGGCTATAGGCTTAGAAAGCTGCTATTTGCTTGGCATGAGCGGTCTTTTTATGGCAATCAGCTTAAACAGGTCCATTCCTCACGCGGAGAAGGCATAGAGCTAAGCCCCTATATGACGATGGACTACTTGGCGGAACCGGGCGTTTTATTGCATGCCAAATTGTCCTGGGATGCGGGTGTGCTGCTGATGCAGCAAGCAGCTTTAATCTATAAAGAAGCGCTGGCAGAAGGCTGGTACATGCCCTCTTTTGAAGAATGGCGCGAGGGCCGGATAGGCTGGAAACTGAATCTCCCGGACGAGAAAATGGACGAGTTTCAGCAGCTTCTCAGTGAGAAGCGGGTCAATGAGACTTTTTGGCGCCAATGGTTCGATGACATTGTGGGGGAGATGCTGCATCAGAATCCTGATTCTGAGATAAGTACAATGTGGCGTGGTTTGGTTGCAGGGAACCTGTTGCTCAGAACAAGTGATCCGGATTTTGATATGGCTAGAGCCCATGCCAGCTGGATGCAAGAGAAAGATTGGCTGTTAGCTATCGGTTGGACACAAGACAATACTCCTTATCGTATTTGTGTGCAGTTGGTGGAGCCATATGCGGAAACTTACGTCGATGGAACGACAACAGCTAAGGATAACGGCGCTGATTGGCGGCTTCGATTCATCGCACAGGACCGCAAGGATGCAAACCGAATCGTGGAGTTCAGTTCAGCGGGCAATAGCTTGTCTGGACAAGTTCCTGCTGCATGGAAGGAAACGATGGAAATGAGCATCCAGGCACAGACAGAACGCCTGCTGCGTATTCTTCCTCAACTCGAGAGTGAATTCCAAATCGGAAAAATTAATGAGCAGTTGTCCGATGATCAAGCTTGGGAATTTCTGACCGTATGGAGTCTGCAGCTCGTGGCGGCCGGCATTTCAATCTTTCTGCCATCATGGTGGGAGGAACTCCAACGTCTGCGTCCACAGCTCAAAGCGAAGCTGAAAAGCTCAGTCGGCACGCGAAAAGCGATGTTCGGGATGGATCAAATCATTCAGTTCGACTGGCGTGTGGCACTGGGTGGCGTGATTCTGTCAGAAGAAGAATTCGTGGAGCTGGCAGAGCAGAAAAAGCGGCTAATTTATATCCGCGGCAAATGGGTGCAGCTGGATCCTGTCTATCTGGAACAGATTAAGGCCACGATGCGCCAAATGGAGAAAAAGAAGGGCCTCTCGTTCCGCGAAGTTTTGGAGATGCATCTGATCGATAGCGGAGAGCAAGAGGAAGCGGATGCGGATTCGGGGCAATCGGCCAAAGAAGAAAAAGCCGAGATGAAAGTCCGCGTTGAACTGAACAGCAGCTTGAAGACCTTGTTGAAACAGTTGAACCAGACCAAGTCCATCCCGCTTGTGGAGCGGATTGAGGGCTTGGAAGCCGATTTAAGGCATTATCAGCAGGAGGGCGTGTCTTGGCTCCTATTTCTGCGGAAGATCGGTCTAGGAGGCTGTCTGGCGGATGATATGGGGCTTGGGAAAACGATTCAGTTTATCGCCTATTTATTAGCGATGGAATCGGGTTCAACGCCGTCTCTGTTGATATGCCCAACCTCTGTGCTGGGCAATTGGCAAAAAGAATTGGAGCGTTTCGCGCCTGGGCTGAAGATCCATCTCCACTACGGTGCGCAGCGGGCCCGTGGCGAGGAATTTGAAGCTTCCATTCAGGGTGCAGACCTCGTGATAACTTCTTACAATATTGCCCAGCTGGATGAAAAGGAACTGTCAAGTGTCAGCTGGGATGCCCTATGTCTGGATGAAGCGCAAAATATCAAAAATGTCTACACCAAGCAGTCCCAAGCGATACGCGGTTTGAACGCTGTACAGCGCATTGCCCTGACGGGAACGCCGATTGAGAATCGATTGACAGAGCTTTGGTCGATTTTTGATTTTATTAATCCAGGGTACCTGGGTACCCTGAAGCACTTTACCCATCAATACGCGGGGCCAATTGAGAATAGTGAAGAAGATTCGCCGCTGCTCTCTGCTCGCGTGCAGCGTCTGGTTCGACCGTTCCTGCTCAGACGGGTCAAAAAAGATCCAGCCATCCAATTGGATTTGCCGGATAAGTATGAGTCCAAAGCCTACGTGGCTCTGACCCCTGAGCAGGGGGCTTTGTACGAAAACGTCGTGCAAAGCTTGATGGAGAAGATCGACAGCGTAGACGGGATCGAGAAGAAAGGTTTGATTCTGGCTGCGTTGATGAAGCTCAAGCAGGTTTGCGACCATCCTTCGTTGTTTCTGAAGGATGGGGTGGGTGTTGGTGCCGGTGCCGGCGGTGGTACAGCCGGCACTGGGGCGGCGCGCTCAGCGAAGCTGGAGCGGCTGCTTGAGATGATCGACGAACTCAGAAGCGAAGGAGGCAGCTGCCTCATCTTCACCCAGTTCGTCGAGATGGGCCACCTCCTGCAGGCGCGGATCGCGCAGGAGCGGGGGGAACCCGTGCAGTTCTTGCACGGGGGGCTGAGCAAGGCGAAGCGCGATGCGTTGATCGCGCGCTTCCAGGACGCGACGCTCCCGGCAGAGGAGCGCTGCCACATCTTCATCCTCTCGCTGAAAGCAGGAGGAACCGGGCTCAACCTCACCGCGGCGAACCATGTGTTCCACTACGATCGTTGGTGGAACCCCGCCGTCGAGAACCAAGCCACTGACCGCGCCTTCCGCATCGGTCAGACCCGCGACGTGCAGGTGCACAAGTTCGTCACCTTGGGCACGCTTGAAGAGCGCATCGATGAGATGATCACGCGCAAGAAGGGCCTCAGCGACCAACTCATCGGCACCGGCGAGAACTGGGTGACGGAGATGTCCACGGGCGAGCTTCGCGAGCTGTTTGTTTTGCGGCGCGAGTGGATGGAGAAGTGA
- a CDS encoding O-antigen ligase family protein — MSASKNAYTASRAKTNGTITTEKSSIIFWFLVVFTGLFMFWAPFQRALFNGGTYDFERSIYSASVWSSIILLLIAILAFFVFKLNEQKDVLTILVLLMPLTYVISLSNSASHYLATNMVYIQMLYATFFILGVFLTKNKLGTSIVAALFMISGYFVVVFGLLYWLGNGNFAGHLVGWFALMDASSAYLYRDAIMTDSNGLRLTSVFQYANTYAAFLITLSLSALFFIVKSRKWYTVLPHAFLLVPIIVSFWLTLSRGAIVVIPVVFLIMLFFFSISRQILALVQLALAFITSLIILQKVTDIGIGLQKTPSASESWHGWSILLLASVVFTALAIVIQLFVAPWLERITARFDAKKYATFILPIAAIVIGVVGAVLIINDTGFKNILPDNVKTRVENINFQQHSVLERGTFYKDAVKLWSDYPIIGAGGGAWASLYEKYQNNPYTSRQAHNFALQYLVEAGALGFLAFVGFVIAVLVFYIRSYIKSAKEKRDLHFLFFIVTISLLVHSMIDFDLSYVYLGAVLFLALGGMLSNSSSAPLRLKSKSIAIHKAFPALLAVLSIVFFFISATLVSANSSYKQTLEVIKKSQDYNQIVTPLDKAISLHPAHPDYLLTGQVSRIGILLQVANQVQKEDPAKAETFTNQAQDLLNQLLKKEPHNRSVAMQQLNMLLVKGKKQEALDWANAQIPNYPWYTDMYEKSMSLNIDLANQAREKNNTQEYNTRLDSALATYKEVLSRVDSLKNLPKEQAQGREFVITPNIALSVGQISFMRGDLAAAAANIQPHITENLDDQTNRVLIRWYLAILQKQGSKDQPLYDKLIAKDPAEKQNIEAIVATNFAAK, encoded by the coding sequence ATGAGTGCAAGTAAAAATGCCTACACGGCTTCACGTGCCAAAACAAATGGAACAATAACGACAGAGAAGAGCTCTATCATCTTTTGGTTTTTAGTAGTTTTTACAGGCTTGTTTATGTTCTGGGCGCCATTTCAAAGGGCGTTGTTCAATGGTGGAACTTATGATTTCGAGCGTTCCATTTACTCGGCATCGGTCTGGTCCTCCATCATTTTATTGCTGATTGCCATCCTAGCTTTCTTTGTATTCAAACTTAATGAACAAAAAGATGTACTCACTATTTTGGTCTTACTCATGCCACTGACTTATGTGATTTCTTTGTCGAATTCGGCATCTCACTATTTGGCAACTAATATGGTGTACATCCAAATGCTGTATGCAACCTTCTTCATTTTAGGTGTATTTCTGACAAAAAACAAGCTTGGCACGTCGATTGTTGCCGCATTATTTATGATTTCCGGTTACTTTGTTGTTGTGTTCGGACTTTTGTACTGGTTGGGCAATGGAAACTTCGCCGGACACCTGGTTGGATGGTTCGCGCTTATGGATGCGTCCAGTGCTTATTTGTACCGTGATGCGATTATGACGGACTCGAACGGGCTTCGTTTAACCTCGGTTTTCCAATATGCGAATACGTATGCTGCCTTTTTAATTACGTTATCTCTATCAGCCTTATTCTTTATTGTTAAGTCTCGCAAATGGTACACGGTTCTACCACATGCGTTCCTGCTGGTGCCAATCATCGTGTCCTTCTGGTTGACGCTTTCCCGCGGCGCCATTGTAGTGATTCCGGTTGTTTTCTTGATTATGCTATTCTTCTTTTCGATAAGCAGACAAATTTTGGCGCTTGTGCAATTAGCACTAGCCTTCATTACGTCCCTTATCATTTTACAAAAGGTAACCGATATCGGGATTGGCTTGCAAAAAACGCCTAGTGCATCAGAATCTTGGCATGGCTGGTCCATTTTGCTGCTAGCTTCTGTAGTTTTCACTGCACTGGCTATCGTTATCCAACTCTTCGTGGCTCCTTGGCTAGAGCGAATAACAGCTCGTTTTGATGCTAAAAAGTATGCAACTTTCATTCTGCCGATCGCAGCCATTGTGATTGGTGTTGTGGGAGCCGTTCTGATCATCAATGATACAGGCTTCAAAAACATTCTCCCCGATAACGTGAAGACGCGTGTCGAGAATATTAACTTCCAGCAGCACAGCGTTTTGGAGCGCGGAACTTTTTACAAAGATGCGGTGAAGTTGTGGTCGGATTATCCGATTATCGGTGCCGGTGGTGGTGCGTGGGCTTCTTTATATGAGAAATATCAGAACAACCCGTATACAAGTCGTCAGGCTCATAACTTTGCTCTGCAATACTTGGTTGAGGCTGGGGCGCTTGGTTTCCTTGCTTTTGTCGGGTTCGTAATCGCGGTTCTCGTGTTCTATATAAGAAGTTACATTAAAAGCGCAAAGGAGAAACGGGATCTGCATTTCCTCTTTTTCATTGTGACGATCTCGCTCTTGGTTCACAGTATGATTGACTTTGATTTAAGTTATGTCTATCTCGGTGCCGTTCTGTTCCTTGCACTCGGTGGCATGCTGAGCAACAGTTCATCAGCTCCGCTTCGACTAAAGTCGAAATCGATAGCGATTCACAAGGCTTTCCCTGCGCTTCTGGCGGTTCTGTCGATTGTGTTTTTCTTCATTTCGGCAACGTTGGTTTCCGCGAACAGTTCGTATAAACAAACGCTTGAAGTGATTAAAAAAAGTCAGGATTACAATCAAATCGTAACGCCGCTAGATAAAGCGATTTCCCTGCATCCTGCCCATCCGGATTATTTGTTAACAGGACAGGTTAGCAGAATCGGGATTCTGCTTCAGGTTGCTAATCAAGTGCAGAAGGAAGATCCGGCGAAAGCGGAAACTTTTACGAATCAAGCTCAAGATCTTCTGAATCAGTTGTTGAAAAAAGAACCGCATAACCGTAGTGTTGCTATGCAGCAGCTGAATATGCTCCTTGTAAAAGGGAAGAAGCAGGAAGCTCTGGACTGGGCAAATGCTCAGATTCCTAACTACCCTTGGTACACGGATATGTATGAGAAGAGTATGTCTTTGAATATTGATCTGGCCAACCAAGCTAGAGAGAAGAACAACACGCAGGAATACAACACACGCTTGGATAGTGCTCTTGCCACTTACAAAGAGGTTCTATCTCGCGTAGACTCGCTGAAAAACCTTCCTAAAGAGCAAGCACAAGGTCGCGAGTTTGTAATTACTCCAAACATTGCATTAAGTGTTGGACAAATCAGCTTTATGCGCGGGGATTTGGCTGCTGCAGCAGCCAACATTCAACCGCATATTACAGAAAATTTAGATGATCAGACGAATCGTGTTTTGATTAGATGGTATCTGGCTATCTTGCAGAAACAAGGCTCAAAGGATCAACCGCTTTATGACAAGTTGATCGCCAAGGATCCGGCTGAGAAGCAGAATATTGAAGCGATTGTTGCGACTAATTTCGCAGCGAAATAG
- a CDS encoding SWIM zinc finger family protein has product MSELAIDWNHWTGRIRSYFDSTILERGWKYYRDGVVRAIETEGASVIKARVSGSRSYKVHLDLKAFSKSTCSCPYGATCKHMAAVLFKVAEQEGYDPKELRNPKQTSSKTQFEFDLSSKKAVKLPKETDSCEAWVAYFEKQYANSKIYNAFSLEELYMRAWGQLNKLADDWEPAIRGIYDIQVNLYLMKLCDALMQSKSGMYDFFYNAEYFFAKIAKHSRERLHTALWEINVEKAQTKYPGHLKEIGAYLAGFMDAEAFNSQRKWYDLYKLLWSELLNEKSLVTDELTRLRSIVAARRRESYGHEAAVMALAHFDMMSEEDENAWERVTQECLSIVPSDWFGYLNIFLQEEQGERLLKWLRWLGPEVQKNAAHYASDYLFFWQEASRYMDVEDEYRQAMVTLLPASYRDYSSFLFQKKEYKTWADLCLLLNLTPLQISAGELQLVEKADPRLILPIYHYAAEECIQAKNRDAYREAVKLLKKLAAAYKKLKQTSRFEAYIQYLVQEYSRYRAFQEELQKGKLLP; this is encoded by the coding sequence ATGTCAGAGTTAGCGATAGACTGGAATCATTGGACGGGGCGGATCCGGTCTTATTTTGACAGTACCATTCTTGAACGAGGTTGGAAATATTACCGGGATGGCGTTGTAAGGGCTATAGAAACAGAAGGGGCATCAGTGATTAAAGCACGTGTCTCAGGATCTAGAAGCTATAAGGTCCATCTCGATTTAAAAGCATTCAGCAAGAGCACCTGCAGTTGTCCTTATGGTGCTACGTGCAAGCATATGGCGGCAGTCTTATTTAAAGTCGCAGAGCAAGAAGGATATGATCCTAAAGAGCTCAGAAATCCCAAGCAAACCAGTTCCAAAACGCAGTTTGAATTCGATCTTTCCTCCAAAAAGGCGGTCAAACTGCCCAAAGAGACGGATAGTTGTGAAGCGTGGGTGGCCTATTTTGAAAAGCAATATGCCAATTCCAAAATTTACAATGCGTTCAGCTTGGAAGAACTGTACATGCGCGCCTGGGGGCAGCTGAACAAGTTGGCAGATGATTGGGAGCCCGCCATACGCGGAATCTATGACATTCAAGTTAATCTGTATCTCATGAAGCTGTGTGATGCATTGATGCAGTCCAAGTCTGGGATGTATGATTTCTTTTATAATGCGGAGTACTTTTTTGCGAAAATAGCGAAGCACAGCCGAGAACGGCTGCATACCGCTTTATGGGAAATCAATGTTGAGAAAGCGCAGACCAAGTATCCCGGGCATTTGAAGGAAATCGGGGCTTACTTGGCTGGATTTATGGATGCAGAAGCCTTCAATTCCCAAAGAAAGTGGTATGACCTCTATAAACTCCTATGGTCTGAGTTGCTGAATGAGAAGAGTCTAGTGACGGACGAGCTTACTAGACTGCGGTCAATCGTTGCGGCTAGAAGACGGGAAAGCTACGGTCATGAGGCAGCCGTTATGGCTTTAGCCCATTTTGATATGATGAGTGAAGAAGATGAGAACGCTTGGGAGCGGGTTACGCAGGAATGCTTGTCGATCGTGCCGAGCGATTGGTTTGGCTATTTGAACATATTTCTACAGGAAGAACAAGGGGAACGTCTCTTGAAATGGCTTCGCTGGTTAGGGCCGGAGGTTCAGAAGAATGCGGCTCATTATGCAAGTGATTATTTGTTTTTCTGGCAAGAGGCGTCACGATATATGGATGTTGAAGATGAATATAGACAGGCGATGGTGACCTTGCTGCCGGCGAGTTATCGCGATTATTCGAGCTTCCTCTTTCAGAAAAAAGAGTACAAAACGTGGGCGGACCTCTGTCTGCTGCTAAACTTAACACCACTGCAAATCTCGGCTGGAGAATTGCAACTTGTTGAGAAAGCGGACCCGCGCTTAATACTGCCTATTTATCATTATGCGGCTGAAGAATGCATCCAAGCAAAAAATCGTGATGCTTACCGCGAGGCTGTTAAACTGCTTAAAAAGCTAGCAGCCGCCTATAAAAAGTTGAAGCAAACGTCTCGATTCGAGGCTTATATCCAGTACTTAGTGCAAGAGTATTCGCGCTACCGTGCATTTCAAGAAGAATTGCAGAAAGGAAAGCTTCTACCATGA